One region of Polynucleobacter sp. SHI8 genomic DNA includes:
- a CDS encoding acyl-CoA dehydrogenase family protein: MNAPEPIIQSSLSKSAKSFQDVSYEEAVQRAKDLIPLLSAEQDQTENRTYLTDAVVNALHESGLFRYQQPKMWGGMEVDFRGFMEIPYLLGLGCPSTGWVFANIASHNRQLAQWPIQAQEDIWGENPNALIASGVAYFQGAGQRVDGGMLLSGNWGFSSGVDICEWNMLSCQVKDGDKTVDWCVCLVPRNDYEIIDDWQTMGMRGTGSRSVKCQDIFVPAHRVLSMNIHHPEHEFPGFKIHQNPMFKVPTSSVGGNGIAGAMIANAKMMLEETTNWIKSKSTSYTGAKMSAIPTLQMKIATADGKIEAAYEWLTANTIEAEIAYKNHIEFDTPTKLRYKRNTAMAMKMANEAVDIMHELLGANGIYEKNSFERRFRDAHASAGHVVFNLDAQFIPFGLVHLGGEFKSPTM, translated from the coding sequence ATGAACGCGCCAGAACCGATCATTCAATCAAGCTTATCTAAATCTGCCAAGTCATTTCAGGATGTTTCTTATGAGGAGGCTGTGCAGCGCGCGAAAGATCTCATTCCGTTACTAAGTGCTGAGCAGGATCAAACTGAAAATAGAACGTATTTAACTGATGCGGTCGTTAATGCCTTACATGAGAGTGGCTTATTTCGTTATCAACAGCCCAAGATGTGGGGTGGCATGGAGGTCGATTTTCGTGGTTTCATGGAGATACCGTATTTATTAGGGTTAGGGTGTCCATCAACTGGATGGGTATTTGCCAATATTGCCTCTCATAATCGCCAGTTAGCCCAGTGGCCGATTCAAGCCCAAGAAGATATTTGGGGTGAAAATCCAAATGCTTTAATAGCGTCAGGTGTGGCTTATTTTCAAGGGGCTGGTCAGCGGGTTGATGGCGGTATGTTGTTATCCGGAAATTGGGGATTTTCTTCAGGCGTAGATATCTGCGAGTGGAATATGCTCTCCTGCCAAGTGAAAGATGGCGATAAGACAGTCGATTGGTGTGTATGTTTAGTTCCGAGAAATGATTATGAAATTATTGATGACTGGCAGACCATGGGTATGCGTGGGACTGGTAGTCGGAGTGTGAAGTGTCAAGATATTTTTGTTCCAGCGCATCGCGTGTTATCCATGAATATTCATCATCCTGAACACGAGTTTCCTGGTTTTAAGATTCATCAAAATCCCATGTTTAAGGTACCAACAAGTTCTGTTGGAGGTAATGGAATAGCTGGCGCCATGATTGCAAATGCAAAGATGATGTTGGAGGAGACGACTAACTGGATAAAATCAAAAAGTACCAGTTATACAGGGGCAAAGATGTCAGCAATACCGACCCTACAAATGAAAATTGCCACAGCAGATGGCAAAATCGAAGCAGCCTATGAATGGTTAACAGCCAACACAATTGAGGCAGAAATTGCCTATAAAAATCATATTGAATTTGATACACCAACAAAATTACGTTATAAGCGTAATACGGCCATGGCGATGAAGATGGCGAATGAAGCAGTTGATATCATGCACGAATTATTAGGAGCAAATGGAATTTACGAAAAAAATAGTTTTGAGCGCCGTTTTCGAGATGCGCATGCTTCCGCTGGGCACGTAGTATTTAATCTAGATGCGCAGTTCATTCCTTTTGGGTTGGTTCATCTTGGTGGCGAGTTTAAAAGCCCCACAATGTAA
- a CDS encoding amidase, whose translation MIQFPDRLTELQTLIQSAKIKPLDCLRDQINHINQLNQQFPAIVETLVIDETLTGPLQGIGLLHKDLFNLSGRTPGFGHSLGMKNPEQEDAQVIAQLKQAGCGILGTLVMAPYACGATSQNPYFPKCRNPLNEHYAVGGSSSGSAIAVASKMSYVSLGSDTAGSIRIPAATCGITGLKTTQGLISLQGVTTLSESLDTVGLLGRYAKDIELILDVAISHSLEPLEAISHFNYWLPKDVMDPDIASHVMSFLSRVEHTDAIDIEGFSQIKQAADIVMAYEINRNYAKIIESPDAPKGLKAVGKLASQINQKDYENCIEIKAQLTSHFIDRYLSNGSFLIVPCMTGSIPLWQEVEIGHPEFSRKAYLSLFHMMGWVNYLGLPAISFPIGNDDQEHPISIQVIGRPFTEKSLLNFAHEMENQLFGGSCYIDSKLYS comes from the coding sequence GTGATTCAATTTCCAGATCGTCTTACTGAATTACAAACATTGATACAGAGTGCTAAGATCAAGCCCTTGGATTGTCTGCGCGATCAAATAAACCATATCAATCAGTTAAATCAACAATTTCCGGCGATTGTAGAAACTTTAGTAATCGATGAAACCTTGACTGGTCCATTACAAGGCATTGGGTTATTACATAAAGATTTATTTAATTTATCTGGAAGAACCCCTGGCTTTGGTCATTCGTTAGGGATGAAGAATCCCGAACAAGAAGACGCCCAAGTCATTGCGCAATTAAAACAAGCGGGCTGTGGAATTTTAGGAACTCTTGTTATGGCACCCTATGCCTGCGGCGCGACATCGCAAAACCCTTATTTTCCTAAATGTCGTAATCCTCTTAATGAACATTATGCAGTTGGAGGATCATCTAGTGGGTCGGCTATTGCTGTCGCCTCTAAAATGAGTTACGTATCCTTAGGTAGTGATACAGCTGGTTCTATCAGAATCCCTGCTGCAACTTGTGGTATCACCGGATTAAAAACCACTCAAGGGTTAATTAGTCTTCAAGGGGTAACTACTTTATCCGAATCTTTAGATACTGTTGGACTATTGGGCCGATATGCGAAGGATATTGAGCTGATTCTTGACGTAGCCATCAGTCATAGCCTAGAGCCGCTGGAAGCAATTAGTCATTTCAATTATTGGCTACCGAAAGACGTAATGGATCCTGACATTGCCTCTCATGTAATGTCTTTTTTATCTCGAGTTGAGCATACAGATGCAATTGATATCGAGGGGTTTTCTCAAATAAAACAAGCTGCAGATATTGTTATGGCTTACGAAATAAATCGTAATTATGCAAAAATAATTGAATCACCCGATGCTCCTAAGGGTTTAAAAGCCGTTGGAAAGTTGGCATCCCAAATCAATCAAAAAGATTACGAAAACTGTATTGAGATAAAAGCACAATTGACAAGTCACTTTATCGATCGTTATTTAAGTAATGGATCCTTTTTAATTGTGCCGTGTATGACGGGGTCTATTCCCTTATGGCAGGAAGTAGAAATTGGTCATCCGGAATTTTCTAGAAAAGCTTATTTGAGTTTGTTTCATATGATGGGCTGGGTCAATTATTTAGGATTGCCTGCAATTAGCTTTCCTATCGGCAATGATGATCAGGAACATCCGATCAGTATTCAGGTTATTGGCAGACCTTTTACGGAAAAATCCTTATTAAACTTTGCTCACGAAATGGAGAATCAACTATTTGGTGGTTCTTGCTACATAGACAGTAAGTTATATAGTTGA